Below is a window of Deltaproteobacteria bacterium DNA.
GCGACGACGTGCTCGCCTTCCGGCAGGTACACGGTGACGGGCGATGCCCCGGCGACAACGTGGTCGACGTACACGGTCGCGCCGGCCGGGGCGGTCGCGATCGACACGGGGACCGCGAAGTTGTTGGAGGTCGCGTCCACCTGCGGGTACCGCGCCCACACGTGCGCGGGCACGCCGGGCGGCGGATCGGCGCCGAGGCCGCGCAGGCGCGCGGCCAGCGCATGACCGCGCGCGTCGTCGTCGCCGGCGCACGACAGCGCGTAGCTGTAGGCCTGAATCAACTCGGCGCGCACGTCGTCGCCGGCGGCCTGGCGCGCGGCCAGGGCGAGCACCGCGCGGTCGGCCGCCGCCGCGGCCGCGGCGCAGTCGAGCGCGCCGAACGCGGTGCGCGCGCGGTCGAGCGCCGCGGCGGCCTGGCGCGCGGCGGCGTCCACGGCGTCGCCGGCGAGCGCGGCGGCGAGCGCCGGGTCGCGGATCGGAGATGTACCCGGCACGGCCGCGACGGCATCGGCGAGGGGGGCGCGCGTCTCGCGCAGGGCCGCGGGATCGCCGGGCCGCAGATCGATGATGGCGACGGGCAGCGGTGCCGTTCCGGCTGCGGCGCCCTGGGCGCGCGCGTCCGCGGTCATCGCGGCGATCGCCGCGGCGACCGCGGCGACCGTCGCGGCGCCGCGCGACGGTGCGCGGCG
It encodes the following:
- a CDS encoding PEGA domain-containing protein, coding for MTPVVPHRTVARPAARRAPSRGAATVAAVAAAIAAMTADARAQGAAAGTAPLPVAIIDLRPGDPAALRETRAPLADAVAAVPGTSPIRDPALAAALAGDAVDAAARQAAAALDRARTAFGALDCAAAAAAADRAVLALAARQAAGDDVRAELIQAYSYALSCAGDDDARGHALAARLRGLGADPPPGVPAHVWARYPQVDATSNNFAVPVSIATAPAGATVYVDHVVAGASPVTVYLPEGEHVVAAAGPAGTAATALTVRGRAPMEVSLSLAGAPPPRALAVRDWVAAWRTGDREPTPRELHQLLDAVGARIAVLVTAAPATGVVRVEAWAAPPPPARPVAVLVGGGTIDQIRDVVAVARAQVLAWDRGGPTVAAAAQPRPATDRRAAKAWWMYAAIGGAVAVAAAVIVGSQLSGDTQVVRIVYP